Proteins from a genomic interval of Kitasatospora herbaricolor:
- a CDS encoding ABC transporter ATP-binding protein has translation MALPEGPLSHRYRGEHPVRTLLYLFHPDRRRVLLAVLAYFAKHTPVWLLPLITANIIDVVVQHQPISVLWWNAAVLLAILLLNLPLHLLYVRWMHGSIRRTGTRLRSALCHRMQQLSIGYHSRVSAGVLQAKVVRDVEGIENATQQTADMGLGAIATLTGGVLVLAVQAPVFLPVFLVIVPASALLVVRLRERLRSDNESFRVQVEQLSSRINEMTTLIPITRAHGLERTALRRVDRTLGTVLSAGLRLDLLNGRFGALTWILLNAIGVSCLAGSALVAYYGWMNVSAGQVVMLSAYFSTLTGSVTSLMSLTPVIGKGLASVRSAGEVLQAPDLEVNSGKAEVGQVRGRVDFRGVGYRYEGTDRPSVSGFDLTVRPGETIALVGGSGAGKSTVLNLVIGFLRPTEGRILLDGQDMESLDLRSYRKFLSVVPQESILFEGTVRENVTYGMPAVTEETVRTALRDANALEFIDRLPQGLDTVVGERGARLSGGQKQRLAIARALIRDPRVLVLDEATSALDSRSEALVQQALGRLVQGRTVFVVAHRLSTVKGADRIVVLDEGRIAEIGSHAELLRSGGAYAGLQAAQLA, from the coding sequence ATGGCGTTGCCGGAAGGCCCGCTCAGCCACCGCTACCGCGGCGAACACCCCGTCCGCACCCTGCTCTACCTGTTCCACCCCGACCGGCGACGGGTGCTGCTCGCCGTCCTCGCCTACTTCGCCAAGCACACCCCGGTCTGGCTGCTGCCGCTGATCACCGCGAACATCATCGACGTGGTGGTCCAGCACCAGCCGATCTCGGTGCTCTGGTGGAACGCCGCCGTCCTGCTGGCGATCCTGCTGCTCAACCTGCCGCTGCACCTGCTCTACGTCCGCTGGATGCACGGCAGCATCCGCCGCACCGGCACCCGGCTGCGTTCGGCGCTCTGCCACCGGATGCAGCAGCTCTCCATCGGCTACCACTCGCGGGTGAGCGCGGGGGTGCTGCAGGCCAAGGTGGTCCGGGACGTCGAGGGCATCGAGAACGCCACCCAGCAGACCGCCGACATGGGGCTGGGCGCCATCGCCACGCTGACCGGCGGCGTGCTGGTGCTCGCCGTGCAGGCGCCGGTGTTCCTGCCGGTGTTCCTGGTCATCGTGCCGGCCTCGGCGCTGCTGGTGGTCCGACTGCGCGAGCGGCTGCGCTCCGACAACGAGTCGTTCCGGGTCCAGGTCGAGCAGCTCTCGTCCCGGATCAACGAGATGACGACGCTGATCCCGATAACCCGGGCCCACGGGCTGGAGCGCACGGCGCTGCGCCGGGTCGACCGGACGCTCGGCACGGTGCTCAGCGCCGGTCTGCGGCTGGACCTGCTGAACGGCCGGTTCGGCGCGCTCACCTGGATCCTGCTGAACGCGATCGGGGTGAGCTGCCTGGCCGGCTCCGCGCTGGTGGCGTACTACGGCTGGATGAACGTCAGCGCGGGCCAGGTGGTCATGCTCAGCGCCTACTTCTCCACCCTGACCGGCTCGGTGACCAGTCTGATGAGCCTGACGCCGGTGATCGGCAAGGGGCTGGCCTCCGTCCGCTCGGCGGGCGAGGTGCTGCAGGCCCCGGACCTCGAGGTCAACTCCGGCAAGGCCGAGGTCGGGCAGGTCCGCGGCCGGGTGGACTTCCGCGGGGTCGGCTACCGGTACGAGGGAACGGACCGGCCCTCCGTCAGCGGGTTCGACCTGACCGTGCGCCCCGGCGAGACCATCGCCCTGGTCGGCGGCTCGGGCGCCGGCAAGTCGACGGTGCTCAACCTGGTGATCGGCTTCCTGCGCCCCACCGAGGGCCGGATCCTGCTGGACGGTCAGGACATGGAGTCGCTGGACCTGCGCAGCTACCGCAAGTTCCTGTCGGTGGTGCCGCAGGAGTCGATCCTCTTCGAGGGCACCGTCCGGGAGAACGTGACCTACGGGATGCCCGCCGTGACCGAGGAGACCGTCCGTACGGCGCTGCGGGACGCCAACGCACTGGAGTTCATCGACCGGCTGCCGCAGGGCCTGGACACCGTCGTGGGCGAGCGCGGCGCGCGGCTCTCCGGCGGGCAGAAGCAGCGGCTGGCGATCGCCCGTGCGCTGATCCGCGACCCCCGGGTGCTGGTGCTGGACGAGGCCACCTCGGCGCTGGACTCGCGCTCGGAGGCGCTGGTGCAGCAGGCCCTGGGCCGGCTGGTGCAGGGGCGGACGGTGTTCGTGGTCGCGCACCGGCTGTCGACCGTCAAGGGCGCCGACCGGATCGTGGTGCTGGACGAGGGCCGGATCGCCGAGATCGGCTCGCACGCCGAACTGCTGCGCAGCGGTGGGGCGTACGCGGGGCTGCAGGCGGCCCAGCTGGCCTGA
- a CDS encoding cellulase family glycosylhydrolase has translation MLHPVRRLREALLAVALASTALIATVPAAQAAGAATPTAATAATTADATAAGSGYWHTSGRQLLDEGNRPVRIAGINWFGFETANYVPHGLWSRDYKSMIDQMKTLGYNTIRLPYSDDIFKGTSPVSVNTSGGMNADLQGLNSLQVMDKIVDYAGTTGLKVILDRHRPDSAGQSALWYTAAVPETTWINDLTALATRYAGKPAMIGIDLHNEPHDPACWGCGDTTIDWRLAAERAGNAVLAANPKLLVFVEGNQSFNGSSYWWGGNLQGAGQYPVRLNVPNRLVYSVHDYATSVAQQTWFSDPSFPANMPGVWDKNWGYLFNQNIAPVWVGEFGTTLQATVDQKWLKALVQYLRPTAQYGADSISWTFWSWNPNSGDTGGILNDDWTTVNTTKDAYLADVKAPGFGAAGGGGGDTQAPSTPAGLAATGTTAATVSLAWTAATDNVAVTGYDVYRGGALVGTTAGTSYTDTGLTAATAYSYTVRARDAAGNVSAASAAVSATTSGGGTGGAGCTAGWHIDNQWSTGFTATVTVTATTATKSWQVGWTWPSGQQLTGSWNATVQQSGATVTATSLAYNGTLPVSGSTSFGLQGTWTGGNTAPTLGCTAS, from the coding sequence GTGCTCCACCCCGTACGCCGCCTGCGCGAGGCCCTGCTGGCCGTCGCCCTCGCGTCAACCGCGCTCATCGCCACCGTCCCGGCCGCCCAGGCCGCCGGCGCCGCGACCCCGACCGCCGCGACGGCCGCGACCACGGCCGACGCCACCGCGGCCGGCTCCGGCTACTGGCACACCAGCGGCCGCCAACTGCTCGACGAGGGCAACCGACCGGTCCGCATCGCCGGCATCAACTGGTTCGGCTTCGAGACCGCGAACTACGTCCCGCACGGACTCTGGTCCCGCGACTACAAGAGCATGATCGACCAGATGAAGACGCTCGGCTACAACACCATCCGGCTGCCCTACAGCGACGACATCTTCAAGGGCACCTCACCGGTCAGCGTCAACACCTCGGGTGGCATGAACGCGGACCTTCAGGGCCTGAACTCACTCCAAGTCATGGACAAGATCGTCGACTACGCCGGGACCACCGGCCTCAAGGTCATCCTGGACCGCCACCGGCCCGACTCGGCCGGCCAGTCCGCGCTCTGGTACACCGCCGCCGTCCCCGAGACCACCTGGATCAACGACCTCACCGCCCTGGCCACCCGGTACGCGGGCAAGCCCGCCATGATCGGCATCGACCTGCACAACGAGCCGCACGACCCGGCCTGCTGGGGCTGCGGCGACACCACGATCGACTGGCGGCTGGCCGCCGAACGCGCCGGCAACGCGGTGCTGGCGGCCAACCCCAAGCTGCTGGTCTTCGTCGAGGGCAACCAGTCCTTCAACGGCAGCTCGTACTGGTGGGGCGGCAACCTCCAGGGCGCCGGGCAGTACCCCGTCCGGCTGAACGTGCCGAACCGGCTGGTCTACTCGGTGCACGACTACGCGACCAGCGTGGCCCAGCAGACCTGGTTCTCCGACCCGTCCTTCCCCGCCAACATGCCGGGCGTGTGGGACAAGAACTGGGGCTACCTGTTCAACCAGAACATCGCCCCCGTCTGGGTCGGCGAGTTCGGCACCACCCTGCAGGCCACCGTGGACCAGAAGTGGCTGAAGGCCCTGGTGCAGTACCTGCGGCCGACGGCGCAGTACGGGGCCGACAGCATCAGCTGGACGTTCTGGTCCTGGAACCCCAACTCCGGTGACACCGGCGGGATCCTGAACGACGACTGGACGACCGTCAACACCACCAAGGACGCCTACCTGGCCGATGTGAAGGCGCCGGGCTTCGGCGCGGCGGGCGGGGGCGGCGGGGACACCCAGGCGCCCAGCACCCCGGCCGGCCTGGCCGCGACCGGCACCACCGCCGCCACGGTCTCGCTGGCCTGGACGGCCGCCACCGACAACGTCGCCGTCACCGGCTACGACGTCTACCGCGGCGGCGCCCTGGTGGGCACCACCGCCGGCACCTCGTACACCGACACCGGCCTGACCGCCGCCACCGCGTACTCGTACACCGTCCGGGCCCGGGACGCCGCTGGGAACGTCTCGGCGGCCTCCGCCGCGGTCAGCGCCACCACGTCCGGCGGCGGCACCGGCGGCGCCGGGTGCACGGCCGGCTGGCACATCGACAACCAGTGGAGCACCGGCTTCACGGCGACCGTGACGGTGACCGCGACCACGGCCACCAAGTCCTGGCAGGTGGGCTGGACCTGGCCGTCCGGCCAGCAGCTGACCGGCTCCTGGAACGCCACCGTGCAGCAGTCGGGCGCCACGGTCACTGCGACCAGCCTGGCGTACAACGGGACGCTCCCGGTCAGTGGTTCGACCAGCTTCGGGCTGCAGGGCACCTGGACGGGCGGCAACACCGCGCCGACGCTCGGCTGCACCGCCTCCTGA
- a CDS encoding cellulose binding domain-containing protein — translation MTLKNTGPTALQGWSPGRSFPADQKIANAWNAVVTQSGAGVTAEDLGRNGAVAPAPPRASASRPTSPA, via the coding sequence GTGACCCTGAAGAACACCGGTCCCACCGCCCTCCAGGGCTGGTCACCGGGCCGGTCGTTCCCCGCCGACCAGAAGATCGCCAACGCCTGGAACGCCGTCGTGACCCAGAGCGGGGCCGGCGTCACCGCCGAGGACCTCGGACGGAACGGCGCCGTCGCACCGGCGCCACCGCGAGCTTCGGCTTCCAGGCCGACCAGCCCGGCGTGA
- a CDS encoding endo-1,4-beta-xylanase has protein sequence MRRAALALTALVCTALGAVLLPGAAQAADPPLRDLAAAKGVYIGNAVAGGKLSGNAQYAALAGGQFNSLTPENAMKWGSVEATRGSFTWAEADQIVAFAQAHNQQVRGHTLVWHSQNPSWLTNGGFGATELRGILQQHIATEVGRYQGKIYAWDVLNELFNEDGTFRSSPWYGTLGAGFVADSLTWAHQADPAAKLYINDYNVEGLGTKSDALYNLVRSLKAQGAPIDGVGFQAHFVLGQVPSTLQANLQRFADLGVDVAVTELDVRMQTPATEAKLAQQATDYGTVVKACLAVARCKGITGWDVSDADSWVPDVFSGYGAATLYDQNYQPKPAVRAVATALGGTVTPSNSPSPTPSSSASASPSPSPTATVTATATSSPPPGGSGCTAVYAVPNQWNTGFSGSVTVSCPAGASLSSWHLDWNFTAGQQLTQAWSGVCSQSGAHVSCANAAWNGAVGPGGSVTLGFNGTWSGSNPAPTVTLS, from the coding sequence CTGCGGCGTGCCGCCCTCGCCTTGACGGCCCTGGTGTGCACCGCGCTGGGCGCCGTCCTGCTCCCCGGGGCCGCCCAGGCCGCCGACCCGCCGCTGCGCGACCTGGCCGCCGCCAAGGGCGTGTACATCGGCAACGCGGTGGCCGGCGGCAAGCTCAGCGGCAACGCCCAGTACGCGGCCCTGGCCGGCGGCCAGTTCAACTCGCTGACCCCCGAGAACGCCATGAAGTGGGGCTCCGTCGAGGCCACCAGGGGCAGCTTCACCTGGGCGGAGGCCGACCAGATCGTGGCCTTCGCGCAGGCCCACAACCAGCAGGTCCGCGGCCACACACTGGTCTGGCACAGCCAGAACCCGAGCTGGCTGACCAACGGCGGCTTCGGCGCGACCGAGCTGCGCGGCATCCTCCAGCAGCACATCGCCACCGAGGTCGGGCGCTACCAGGGCAAGATCTACGCCTGGGACGTCCTCAACGAGCTGTTCAACGAGGACGGCACCTTCCGCTCGTCGCCCTGGTACGGCACGCTGGGCGCCGGATTCGTCGCGGACTCCCTCACCTGGGCCCACCAGGCCGACCCGGCCGCCAAGTTGTACATCAACGACTACAACGTCGAGGGGCTGGGGACCAAGAGCGACGCCCTCTACAACCTGGTCCGCTCGCTCAAGGCCCAGGGCGCCCCGATCGACGGGGTCGGGTTCCAGGCGCACTTCGTGCTCGGACAGGTCCCGTCCACCCTGCAGGCCAACCTCCAGCGCTTCGCCGATCTCGGGGTGGACGTCGCCGTCACCGAGCTCGACGTCCGGATGCAGACCCCTGCCACCGAGGCCAAGCTGGCCCAACAGGCCACCGACTACGGCACGGTGGTGAAGGCCTGCCTGGCGGTCGCCCGCTGCAAGGGGATCACCGGCTGGGACGTCTCGGACGCGGACTCCTGGGTGCCGGACGTGTTCTCCGGCTACGGCGCGGCGACCCTGTACGACCAGAACTACCAGCCCAAGCCCGCGGTACGGGCAGTGGCCACCGCCCTGGGCGGCACGGTCACCCCGTCCAACTCCCCCTCTCCGACGCCCTCGTCCTCGGCCTCGGCCTCACCGAGCCCGAGTCCGACGGCTACCGTGACCGCGACGGCGACCAGTTCGCCGCCGCCCGGCGGCAGCGGCTGCACGGCCGTCTACGCGGTGCCCAACCAGTGGAACACCGGCTTCAGCGGCAGCGTCACCGTCAGCTGCCCGGCGGGCGCCTCGCTGAGCAGCTGGCACCTGGACTGGAACTTCACCGCCGGCCAGCAACTCACCCAGGCCTGGAGCGGTGTCTGCAGCCAGAGCGGCGCCCACGTCAGCTGCGCCAACGCGGCCTGGAACGGGGCGGTCGGCCCCGGCGGTTCGGTCACCCTGGGCTTCAACGGCACCTGGAGCGGCAGTAATCCGGCCCCGACGGTGACCCTGAGCTGA
- a CDS encoding discoidin domain-containing protein — protein sequence MIAGLVLAVTGSPARAAGTLLSQGKPVTASSVENVGTPASAAVDGNTGTRWSSSASDPQWIQVDLGSTVTIGQVVLVWEAAYAKAYQIQTSTDGANWTTINATTTGAGGTETLNVTGSGRYVRMNGTQRATQYGYSLWEFQVYGSGGGGTGGGCSSNNAALNHTAGASTAENAGTPASAAFDGNAGTRWSSSATDPQWVQVDLGSVQSVCGVQLSWEAAYAKAYQIQISNDGATWTTVYSTTTGPGATELITLSGTGRYVRMYGTQRATQYGYSLWEFQVFTGTPADNGPVLLSYAKPATASTFQDDGNCSGCTPAKAFDANAATRWATNATTGWSDPAWIAVDLGATATISKVVLQWDPAFGKAYQIQTSADGANWTTIYSTTTGAGFKETLDVSGTGRYVRMYGTARGTAYGYSLWGFDVYGTGGNPTAPPATPPNPGNPQKLVWSDEFNASAGTGPDQSKWTSDAGAGVNNELEYYTTGNKNTYQDGTGNMVIEARKEVTPGSACPRDPLSGSTVCQYTSGRINTSDHLNFTYGHVESRIKVTGTQGLWPAFWLLGSDFKTGTPWPNCGEIDIMEHVGKVADSVYSTLHAPAYFGAAGYGSPYTLPGTDFASAFHTYALDWDSGHMTFSVDGNAFFTVNRSTLEQTRGPWVYDHPFYIILNNAVGGDWPGSPDATTVFPQKMLVDYVRVYQ from the coding sequence ATGATCGCCGGCCTCGTGCTGGCCGTGACCGGGAGCCCCGCGCGGGCCGCCGGCACCCTGCTGTCCCAGGGCAAGCCGGTGACCGCCTCCTCGGTGGAGAACGTCGGCACCCCCGCCTCGGCCGCTGTGGACGGCAACACCGGTACCCGCTGGTCGAGTTCGGCGAGTGACCCGCAGTGGATCCAGGTCGACCTCGGCTCGACCGTGACGATCGGCCAGGTCGTGCTCGTCTGGGAGGCCGCCTACGCCAAGGCCTACCAGATCCAGACCTCCACCGACGGCGCCAACTGGACCACGATCAACGCCACCACCACCGGCGCCGGCGGCACCGAGACCCTGAACGTCACCGGCAGCGGCCGCTACGTCCGGATGAACGGCACCCAGCGGGCCACCCAGTACGGCTACTCGCTCTGGGAGTTCCAGGTCTACGGCAGCGGCGGCGGCGGCACCGGCGGCGGGTGCAGCAGCAACAACGCGGCGCTGAACCACACCGCCGGTGCGTCGACCGCCGAGAACGCCGGCACCCCGGCGAGCGCGGCCTTCGACGGCAACGCGGGGACCCGCTGGTCGAGTTCGGCCACCGACCCGCAGTGGGTCCAGGTCGACCTCGGTTCCGTCCAGTCGGTCTGCGGTGTCCAGCTGAGCTGGGAGGCCGCCTACGCGAAGGCCTACCAGATCCAGATCTCCAACGACGGCGCCACCTGGACCACCGTCTACTCCACCACCACCGGTCCCGGCGCCACCGAGCTGATCACGCTCTCCGGCACCGGCCGCTACGTCCGGATGTACGGCACCCAGCGGGCCACCCAGTACGGCTACTCGCTCTGGGAGTTCCAGGTGTTCACCGGCACGCCGGCCGACAACGGCCCGGTGCTGCTGTCCTACGCCAAGCCCGCCACCGCCTCCACCTTCCAGGACGACGGCAACTGCTCAGGCTGCACGCCGGCCAAGGCCTTCGACGCCAACGCCGCCACCCGCTGGGCCACCAACGCCACCACCGGCTGGAGCGACCCGGCCTGGATCGCGGTCGATCTGGGGGCCACCGCCACCATCAGCAAGGTCGTCCTCCAGTGGGACCCGGCCTTCGGCAAGGCCTACCAGATCCAGACCTCCGCCGACGGCGCCAACTGGACCACGATCTACTCCACCACCACCGGCGCCGGTTTCAAGGAGACCCTGGACGTCTCCGGCACCGGCCGCTACGTCCGGATGTACGGCACCGCCCGGGGCACCGCGTACGGCTACTCGCTCTGGGGCTTCGACGTGTACGGCACCGGTGGCAACCCGACCGCCCCGCCGGCCACCCCGCCGAACCCGGGCAACCCCCAGAAGCTGGTCTGGAGCGACGAGTTCAACGCCTCGGCCGGCACCGGACCGGACCAGTCCAAGTGGACCAGCGACGCCGGCGCGGGCGTCAACAACGAGCTGGAGTACTACACCACCGGCAACAAGAACACGTACCAGGACGGCACCGGCAACATGGTGATCGAGGCGCGCAAGGAGGTCACCCCCGGCTCCGCCTGCCCGCGCGACCCGCTGAGCGGCAGCACCGTCTGCCAGTACACCTCGGGCCGGATCAACACCTCGGACCACCTGAACTTCACCTACGGCCACGTCGAGTCGCGGATCAAGGTGACCGGCACCCAGGGCCTGTGGCCGGCGTTCTGGCTGCTCGGCTCCGACTTCAAGACCGGTACGCCGTGGCCCAACTGCGGTGAGATCGACATCATGGAGCACGTCGGCAAGGTCGCGGACAGCGTCTACTCCACGCTGCACGCCCCCGCCTACTTCGGCGCCGCCGGCTACGGCTCGCCGTACACGCTGCCGGGCACCGACTTCGCCTCGGCCTTCCACACCTACGCCCTGGACTGGGACTCCGGCCACATGACCTTCTCGGTCGACGGCAACGCCTTCTTCACCGTCAACCGCAGCACCCTGGAGCAGACCCGCGGCCCGTGGGTCTATGACCACCCCTTCTACATCATCCTCAACAACGCGGTCGGCGGGGACTGGCCCGGCTCGCCGGACGCCACCACCGTCTTCCCGCAGAAGATGCTGGTCGACTACGTCCGGGTGTACCAGTGA
- a CDS encoding phosphatidylinositol-specific phospholipase C domain-containing protein yields MSVRRIIAAAALFLAASAVAVAVPAEAAEATAPADLPFGSATTVGLHNTYDPAAFPFLAQALDTGTGMIELDAWTDTVTKEWKVSHSNPLGNANNCVTATTPAQLYSGGANKNLETCLDDIRVWLGAHPGAGPLVVKLELKGGFAANRGMGPAQLDALIAAHLGSAVFRPADLLAKPGGGSYATLDEAARAGNWPSRGALAGRVLLDVIPGTVEEQNPFDTLHTDVEYARHLRDLVASGQASRAQVFPVVHGARSGDPRDQYAETSIRPWFVVFDGDAAAYVSGVDTGWYDARHYLLVMTDAQNVAPAISATDPTAEQARVRAAQLAAAHASIVSSDWRHLPEVQSLVLPRG; encoded by the coding sequence GTGTCCGTACGCCGCATCATCGCCGCCGCCGCCCTGTTCCTGGCCGCCTCCGCGGTCGCCGTCGCCGTACCCGCCGAGGCGGCCGAGGCGACCGCCCCGGCGGACCTCCCGTTCGGCTCCGCGACCACGGTCGGACTGCACAACACCTACGACCCGGCCGCCTTCCCCTTCCTCGCCCAGGCCCTGGACACGGGTACCGGCATGATCGAGCTCGACGCGTGGACGGACACCGTCACCAAGGAATGGAAGGTGAGCCACTCCAACCCGCTGGGCAACGCCAACAACTGCGTCACCGCGACCACCCCGGCGCAGCTCTACAGCGGCGGCGCCAACAAGAACCTGGAGACCTGCCTGGACGACATCCGGGTCTGGCTCGGCGCCCACCCCGGCGCCGGCCCGCTGGTGGTCAAGCTGGAGCTGAAGGGCGGCTTCGCGGCCAACCGCGGGATGGGGCCGGCCCAGCTCGACGCCCTGATAGCGGCGCACCTCGGCAGCGCCGTGTTCCGCCCGGCCGACCTGCTCGCCAAGCCGGGCGGCGGCTCGTACGCCACCCTGGACGAGGCCGCCCGCGCGGGCAACTGGCCGAGCCGCGGCGCGCTCGCCGGGCGCGTCCTGCTGGACGTGATCCCCGGCACCGTCGAGGAGCAGAACCCCTTCGACACCCTGCACACCGACGTGGAGTACGCCCGCCACCTGCGCGACCTCGTCGCGTCCGGGCAGGCCTCGCGCGCCCAGGTCTTCCCGGTCGTGCACGGCGCCCGCTCCGGCGACCCGCGCGACCAGTACGCGGAGACCTCGATCCGCCCCTGGTTCGTGGTCTTCGACGGTGACGCCGCGGCCTACGTCTCCGGCGTCGACACCGGCTGGTACGACGCCCGGCACTACCTGCTGGTGATGACCGACGCCCAGAACGTCGCCCCGGCGATCAGCGCCACCGACCCGACCGCCGAGCAGGCCCGCGTGCGGGCCGCCCAGCTGGCCGCCGCGCACGCGAGCATCGTCTCCAGCGACTGGCGCCACCTGCCGGAGGTCCAGTCGCTGGTCCTCCCCCGGGGCTGA
- a CDS encoding VOC family protein, with amino-acid sequence MITTDFVPGSPCWLDLGAPDVKATAGFYSAVFGWEFESYGEEAQGYGVFKLGGRTVGAIGKLTEEGARSAWMVYFRVADADATARAVTEAGGAVRAEPFDIPDGGRIAQLTDPQGGQFAVWQPGGSGPALESVDATGSLSWIELYTTDSKAAQAFYGGVLGWTYQDQPLPGGDEGVYTLITPAGLPPERMHGGLMELPPQFLQATGGKAYWHPVFGTADCDASVAKVSGNGGSVQMGPENAEGVGRLAVCLDPNGADFVLLNPSEPSAQG; translated from the coding sequence ATGATCACCACTGACTTCGTTCCCGGCTCCCCGTGCTGGCTCGACCTCGGCGCCCCGGACGTCAAGGCCACCGCCGGCTTCTACAGCGCGGTCTTCGGCTGGGAATTCGAGTCCTACGGCGAGGAGGCGCAGGGCTACGGCGTCTTCAAGCTCGGCGGCCGCACGGTCGGCGCGATCGGCAAGCTCACCGAGGAGGGCGCCCGGTCGGCCTGGATGGTCTACTTCCGCGTCGCGGACGCCGACGCCACCGCCCGGGCCGTCACCGAGGCCGGCGGCGCGGTGCGCGCGGAGCCGTTCGACATCCCCGACGGTGGCCGGATCGCCCAGCTCACCGACCCGCAGGGCGGGCAGTTCGCCGTCTGGCAGCCGGGCGGCAGCGGACCGGCCCTGGAAAGCGTGGACGCCACCGGCAGCCTGAGCTGGATCGAGCTGTACACCACCGACTCCAAGGCGGCCCAGGCCTTCTACGGCGGCGTCCTCGGCTGGACGTACCAGGACCAGCCCCTGCCCGGCGGCGACGAGGGCGTGTACACCCTGATCACCCCGGCCGGGCTGCCGCCCGAGCGGATGCACGGCGGCCTGATGGAGCTTCCGCCGCAGTTCCTCCAGGCCACCGGCGGCAAGGCCTACTGGCACCCGGTGTTCGGCACCGCGGACTGCGACGCCTCGGTGGCCAAGGTGAGCGGCAACGGCGGCAGCGTCCAGATGGGCCCGGAGAACGCGGAGGGGGTCGGCCGGCTCGCCGTCTGCCTCGACCCGAACGGCGCGGACTTCGTCCTGCTCAACCCCTCCGAGCCGTCCGCCCAGGGCTGA
- a CDS encoding chitinase: MAAFGLLAGGLTALATGGDALASANATTALGSNWYASAPYLMPEDNSPPDVAAVMDATGQKAFQLAFILDSGGCKPAWGGTSSIDTDTTMPAVIQKIRDKGGDVSVSIGGYGGNKLGQSCGTPEATAAGYQKVITKYALKAIDFDLEEPEYENTAAIHNEIGAARILQQNNPGLYVSITTAGTNAGTGWFGQQMLNEAKSQGFTPNNFSIMPFDGGFNGAAAQTDALVKFNGLLRTTFGWSEAVAYAHEGVSLMNGRTDAAEYFKQADFQTVLDFATSHGLARYTYWSVNRDRQCPGTVDPGLSGACSSVAQADWDFTKYTVKFAGAVPPTSTPSASPTATTSPTVSPTNPGGVCTDPPWNAGTTYTNGNKVSYAGHKYHAKWWTLNEVPTASGQWGVWADDGAC; encoded by the coding sequence ATGGCCGCGTTCGGCCTGCTGGCCGGCGGCCTGACCGCGCTGGCCACCGGCGGCGACGCGCTCGCCTCCGCCAACGCGACCACCGCCCTCGGCAGCAACTGGTACGCCTCCGCGCCGTACCTGATGCCGGAGGACAACAGCCCGCCGGACGTCGCGGCGGTGATGGACGCCACCGGCCAGAAGGCCTTCCAGCTGGCCTTCATCCTCGACTCCGGCGGCTGCAAGCCCGCCTGGGGCGGCACCTCCTCGATCGACACCGACACCACCATGCCGGCCGTGATCCAGAAGATCCGCGACAAGGGCGGCGACGTCTCGGTCTCGATCGGCGGCTACGGCGGCAACAAGCTGGGCCAGAGCTGCGGCACCCCCGAGGCGACCGCCGCCGGTTACCAGAAGGTCATCACCAAGTACGCGCTGAAGGCCATCGACTTCGACCTGGAGGAGCCGGAGTACGAGAACACCGCGGCCATCCACAACGAGATCGGCGCGGCCCGGATCCTCCAGCAGAACAACCCCGGCCTGTACGTCTCGATCACCACGGCCGGAACCAACGCCGGCACCGGCTGGTTCGGGCAGCAGATGCTCAACGAGGCGAAGTCGCAGGGCTTCACGCCGAACAACTTCTCCATCATGCCGTTCGACGGCGGGTTCAACGGCGCCGCCGCCCAGACCGACGCGCTGGTGAAGTTCAACGGCCTGCTGCGCACCACCTTCGGCTGGAGCGAGGCCGTCGCCTACGCCCACGAGGGCGTCTCGCTGATGAACGGCCGCACCGACGCCGCCGAGTACTTCAAGCAGGCCGACTTCCAGACCGTGCTGGACTTCGCCACCTCGCACGGGCTGGCCCGCTACACCTACTGGTCCGTCAACCGCGACCGGCAGTGCCCCGGCACCGTCGACCCCGGCCTGTCCGGGGCCTGCTCCAGCGTGGCCCAGGCCGACTGGGACTTCACCAAGTACACGGTGAAGTTCGCCGGCGCCGTCCCGCCCACCAGCACCCCGAGCGCCAGCCCCACCGCCACCACTTCGCCGACCGTCTCCCCGACCAACCCCGGCGGGGTCTGCACCGACCCGCCGTGGAACGCCGGCACCACCTACACCAACGGCAACAAGGTCTCGTACGCCGGCCACAAGTACCACGCCAAGTGGTGGACGCTGAACGAGGTCCCGACCGCCAGCGGCCAGTGGGGCGTCTGGGCCGACGACGGCGCCTGCTGA